From the Peptococcaceae bacterium 1198_IL3148 genome, the window GTTTCGCAGCACCGATTATGGACTTAAGTGGACATGCACTGGCTGCAATTAGTGTTTCCGGACCCGGTGAGCGTATGAATGCACGCAGGCAAGAACTGATTAATCTGGTGAAAATAGCAGCCGCAGAAATTTCTCAGTCCTTGCAGTAAAAAGGGGCTGTTGCAAAACCTTTTGCAACAGCCCCTTTTTGTTTTGTTAATAAAATACCTTTTGCCTTACATTTTCTTTTTCAAAACAACATCTAGGAGGAAGTCCCTAATTTCCCTAATCCGCTCATCTGTCATGCGGTACCTGGGGCCGGTTACACTCAGGCCGCCAATTAAGGTTCCTGCTAAATTCCTGGTGGGTACAGCTACAGAGCGAACTCCTAATTCGCGCTCTTCAATGTCGATGGCATAACCATTCTGGCGAATTTTCTCTAATTCTGCCAGCAATTGTTCTTTGTCCACTATCGTATTATCTGTATATTTGACCCTGGGGTA encodes:
- a CDS encoding IclR family transcriptional regulator translates to MVILEKLESTQSVSVHSQVGKKSSLYCTSVGKVILANLPQAKIDHFLDTYPRVKYTDNTIVDKEQLLAELEKIRQNGYAIDIEERELGVRSVAVPTRNLAGTLIGGLSVTGPRYRMTDERIREIRDFLLDVVLKKKM